AGACACCTATTATTCGTATCAAGAAGTAATTGTATACGAATGGAAAACGGCGCTCTTGAGCGCCGTTTTTGTTTAGTCATTTAATCTGCTGTAATCCAGCGCGGCACACGTAGTGTAATCACTAACCCACCCTGCTCACCGTTTCTTGCTTCAACCTGCCCACCATGAGCCAAAATCACCTTACGAGTAATAGCCAGCCCTAAGCCGTAACCTTTACCCGACATTGCCGACTTAACGCGCACGAAGGGATCAAAAATACTGGATAACTTGCTCTCATCAACACCAGGCCCCTGGTCAGAAACCTGAATCTGGTAACTCTTATCAACCTGTGAAAGCAGCACTTTCACCTGTTGGCCGTGAGTTGAGAAACGCAGTGCATTACGAACAATATTGTCGATCGCCCGCTGCATCAGCTCGGCATTTCCCTTGACGGTATAGTCAACTTGCGGTGATACCTGTAGCAAGATTTCAACCCCTGGCACCTGCGCTTCATAGCGGGCATCATTAACCACCACAGTCACTAACTCGCGCAAATCGAAATACTCATCATCTTCGGCAATATTGTGGTTTTCAGCACGCGATAACGCCAGTAACTCGCCAATCATCTTATCGAGGCGTTCCGACTCATGCTCAATACGCTGTAATGAATTTTCGACATTATCGGGATTCTGGCGCGCCAATCCAATCGCCAATTGCAATCGTGCCAGCGGCGAACGTAACTCATGAGAAACATCATGCAGTAACTGTTCGCGGGCGCTGACCAACTCTTCCAAACGCTCGGCCATTGAATCAAAATCCCGCGCTACTTCGGTCAATTCATCATGACGCCGCCGCATGACAGGCAGCAGTCGCACCGACAAATCCCCCTGAGCCACCCGTTCAAAACCCGCGCGTAATTGGCGCATCGGCCGTGTCAGGTTCCAGGCCAGCAATGTACTGAAGAACAAACCACCTAACACCCCCATCCAAATCATCGGGATCGGTATATTCAGTATTTCGCGGCGACTCTCACCGCCTCCGCCCCGCTGATTAACATCCCTTAGTCCATCAATGTCGTAACTAATACGATAATTCTGACCATCGAGACTTTGAGTCCAGGTCGTCACTTCCCGGCTGTAAAACTCGGGATCGCGCCCCTTAGGGGGTTGTACCTTATCCGATGATAGTGCTGTGACCGGGGGAATTTGTGCCACAGGCAAAACCGAAAAGTGACTTTTATCTGTTTCTGACCAGTTAGCCGTCATGGCATTTAGGGCTGGCAGACCACCACTTTGCAGTACCGAGGCCGCAGAAGCGACTTGTAATTTGGCAATCCTGCGCACCATCTCACGCTCAGGCGGTTCATGGCGATTGCCGTAAAAGGAAAACACCAGCCACAGCATCTGAGTCATTAAAATAAAAGTAACCCAAAATCCCAGCAAGATTTTCCAAAATAACCGTCCACGCATAGCTGACTGACTCCACCAATAGCGATTATCTGATGCGGTAGCCAATGCTGCGTACCGTTTCAATGTTTAAGGTACTGCCCGGCAACGCCGCAAGCTTTTGTCTGATATTGCTGATATGCACATCGACACTGCGGTCATAAGCCTCACGTGGTCGGCCCAAACCTTTATCAGATAACTCATCTTTAGTTACTACACGATCGGGCGAGCGTAATAGCAACTCCAGCAAATTAAACTCAGAGGCAGTCAAATCAAAGGGTTTACCCTGCCATTCACTGCTGCGAGTCGACGGGTTAAGCGTCAAATCACCATGCGTAATAACACCATCATCACCCGATGGCACATCCGGATGCTCGTCAAAGCGGCGTAAAACGGCACGCAATCGGGCCACCAGCTCACGCGGGTAACACGGCTTTGGCATATAGTCATCTGCGCCCATTTCCAGGCCGATGACTCGATCAATATTGTCGCCTTTGGCGGTCAGCATGATGATCGGTAAGCGGCTTTTTTTACGCACCTGCCGCAACACATCGATACCACTCATATCAGGCAACATAATGTCGAGGATCAAGGCGGTATAGTTACCGGACAACGCGCCGTCTATGCCCTCTTTGCCGGTTAATACCAGCTCGGCGGTAAACCCTTCGCCGCTCAGGTATTCTCTCAACATGCTACCCAGTTCAACATCATCATCGACTAACAAAATTTTCATCGTTTAACTCTCCTGCCTGATTTCGGCTATTTTCATGCCTATTTGACTCGCGCGCAGCCGATTTTACTCAATCCTTACATATCCTTGAATTTCACTTAACTCACCCCCGTTGGCCTTGGCGGTAAATTATCCCCTGACATTTGGCTTCACTATTTTGTTCATCGTGGTTCAAGGATAGTTGATTGATTATGCAAAAGGTTACAGGCTCGAAACGGCGCCTTATGGGGCTGGCTGTTGTGCTACTGATCGCCGGTGGCGTACTGTTGTTTAGACTGATTTCACCGCCAGACAGGCCAGGGTTTATCACCGCTCCAGCAGAGATCCGTACTCTGGAACAAACGGTACTGGCGGATGGCACTATCAAGGCACAAAAACAGGTCACAGTGGGCGCTCAGGTTTCAGGGCAAATCAAAGCCCTCCATGTCACCCTAGGGCAACAGGTTGAAAAAGGCCAGTTAGTGGCTGAAATTGATGATCTTACTCAGCAAAATGCGTTGAAAGACGCAGAAGAAGCACTAAAAAATGTGTTAGCCCAGCGCGCGGCCAAAGAGGCAACCCAGAAAAATAACCAGTTAACCTACCAACGCCAGCAACAAATCCTCGCCAAAGGGCTTGGTGTACGGGCCGATTTTGATAGTGCCAAAGCCACATTAGACAGCACCCAAGCTGAAATTAAAGCCTTGGATGCCCAAATTGCACAGGCTGAAATCGCCGTCAGTACTGCCAAACTCAACCTCGGTTACACCAAAATCACTTCGCCGATTAACGGTACAGTTGTCGCTATTCCGGTTGAAGAGGGGCAAACCGTCAATGCGGTGCAAAGTGCGCCAACAATTATAAAAGTGGCACAACTCGATACCATGACTGTCGAAGCCCAGATTTCCGAAGCTGATGTAGTGAAAGTCAAAGCTGGCATGCCGGTTTACTTTACCATTTTGGGCGAACCGGAAGAGCGCTTTAGCACCACACTGCGTGCTATTGAACCCGCCCCCGACTCGATCAACGATGAAACCACCACCACATCATCCAGCTCAAGTAGCAGTTCCAGCTCCACCACGACTGCTATTTACTATAACGGTTTATTTGATGTCGCTAATCCAAACGGGGCTTTACGTATTTCAATGACTGCGCAGGTGTATATCGTGTTGCATAAAGCTGAGGATGCCGTGGTGATCCCGGCTACCGCATTGGAGAATAACAATGGGCGCTATCGAGTCCAGGTCGTTGATAGTAATGGCAACGTCAGTACGCGTGAGGTCACTGTTGGGCTAAATAACAATGTCGATGCCCAGATACTTTCCGGTTTGCAAGCCGGGGAGCAAGTGATTGTCAGTCAGGCAAGTGCTGTTACCTCCAACAATAAGGCCCAACATATGGGGCCACCGATGGGGATGTAACGGATGCCTAATATCAATCAAAGTAAGATTTTGCTTCAGCTTGATAATGTCAGCCGCTGGTTTATCAGCGGTGAAGAACGTGTTCGGGTGCTGAAAAATATTAATCTCACCATTCACAGCGGCGAAATGGTGGCGATTGTCGGCGCATCAGGTTCCGGTAAATCAACACTGATGAATATTCTCGGCTGTCTGGATAAACCCAGTTCGGGTGAATATCTGGTGGCTGGCCGCATCCCCCAGCATTTGGATAGCAATGAATTAGCAGAATTACGCCGCGAGCATTTTGGCTTTATTTTTCAGCGTTACCATTTACTGAATGATTTAAGCGCGCAAGAAAATGTCGAGATTCCGGCTATTTATGCCGGAGTTAATCGTGAAGAACGTCGCCAGCGGGCTGCCAGCCTGCTCTCGCGTCTGGGGTTGGCTGACCGCTTGGATTATCGCCCAAGCCAACTTTCCGGCGGGCAACAACAACGGGTCAGCATTGCCAGGGCACTGATGAATGGCGGAGAAGTTATTCTGGCCGACGAGCCGACTGGCGCACTGGATACCCACAGCGGCACAGAAGTATTGAATATCCTGAAGGGCTTACATCAGCAAGGCCATACCGTGGTGATTGTCACCCATGATATGTCGATTGCGGAACATGCTCAGCGAATTATCGAGCTCAGAGACGGCGAGGTGATTTCGGACAGACAAATGCCGCAACCGGAGTTACCCGCGAAAATAAGCACGATAGAAACACCCGACATTGCCCATAAGCCACCACTAACCTCATGGAAAGCACAGCGTGATCGCCTACAAGAGGCGTTCAAAATGGCCCTGTTGGCAATGTCAGCACAGCGCTTGCGCACCTTATTGACCATGCTGGGGATTATTATCGGTATTGCTTCGGTGGTCTCGGTGGTGGCATTGGGTAAAGGATCGCAACAACAGGTTCTGGCAAATATCAATTCGATGGGCACCAGTACGTTAGAGATCTTCCCCGGCAAAGATTTCGGTGACATGCGCTCGGCGGCGATCCACACACTGCGAGCCACTGACGCTGATGCTTTAGCACAACAAGGTTATATTCACAGCGTGACACCAACTGTGTCTACCAGCACCACCTTGCGCTATGGCAATAAGTCCGTCAGTGGCACGGTTAATGGTGTCGGCGAGCAATATTTCTTGGTACGCGGCTATACCCTCGCTCAGGGAATGGCATTTAATCGCACCAGCGTAGATAACTTGATGCAAGAAGCCGTCATTGATGAAAACACCCGCGATAAGCTGTTTCCAAATGGGGAAAACCCGTTAGGCAAAGTTATCTTGCTCGGCTCCCTGCCCTGCCGAGTCATCGGTGTCGCGGCTAAGAAGCAAAGTGGCTTCGGCAGTGACGAAAATCTCAACGTATGGATCCCCTACACCACCGCGATGAAACGTATGCTGGGGCAATCCTATCTGAAAAGCATCACGGTGCGGGTGAATGATGATATTGATCTGGCGAACGCCGAACAAGGAGTCACCAAACTACTGACACAACGTCATGGAACGCAGGATTTTTTCGTTATGAACACCGACAGCATCCGCCAAACCATTGAGAAAACCACCTCCACCATGACATTACTGGTATCGATGATAGCGGTTATTTCATTAGTTGTCGGTGGGATTGGGGTGATGAATATCATGTTAGTTTCAGTCACCGAGCGCACCAAAGAGATAGGGGTGAGAATGGCTGTTGGCGCACGAGCCAGCGATATTATGCAGCAATTTTTGATTGAAGCGGTGCTGGTATGCTTACTGGGGGGCGGCCTCGGCGTGGTGTTATCACTGGCTATCGGCCTGTTGTTCAGCCAATTTAGCAGCAGTTTTTCGATGGTTTACTCCGCGACATCAATTATCACCGCGTTTATCTGCTCCAGCCTAATTGGCGTAATTTTTGGTTTCTTCCCCGCCCAAAGAGCGGCACAGATGGACCCTATCAGAGCATTGGAGCGAGAGTAGGGTTTATATTTTGTACAACCGGCAAAGGGTGTGTTGGTGCACACCCTTTAATCAAAAACGCCGGTTGATAAATAGCGATCGCCACGATCGCAAATAATCGCCACAATCACCGCGCCCGGGTTTTCGGCTGCCACTCTTAATGCTCCAGCTACCGCACCACCTGAGCTAACACCACAGAAAATCCCCTCTTCTGTTGCCAACCGGCGCATGGTCTGTTCGGCTGAACTCTGCGAGATATCCAACACCTGATCCACCAGTTCGGGGCGGAAAATTCCTGGCATATAGGCCACAGGCCAGCGGCGGATTCCCGGAATACTACTGCCCTCG
The sequence above is drawn from the Yersinia enterocolitica subsp. enterocolitica genome and encodes:
- a CDS encoding MacB family efflux pump subunit yields the protein MPNINQSKILLQLDNVSRWFISGEERVRVLKNINLTIHSGEMVAIVGASGSGKSTLMNILGCLDKPSSGEYLVAGRIPQHLDSNELAELRREHFGFIFQRYHLLNDLSAQENVEIPAIYAGVNREERRQRAASLLSRLGLADRLDYRPSQLSGGQQQRVSIARALMNGGEVILADEPTGALDTHSGTEVLNILKGLHQQGHTVVIVTHDMSIAEHAQRIIELRDGEVISDRQMPQPELPAKISTIETPDIAHKPPLTSWKAQRDRLQEAFKMALLAMSAQRLRTLLTMLGIIIGIASVVSVVALGKGSQQQVLANINSMGTSTLEIFPGKDFGDMRSAAIHTLRATDADALAQQGYIHSVTPTVSTSTTLRYGNKSVSGTVNGVGEQYFLVRGYTLAQGMAFNRTSVDNLMQEAVIDENTRDKLFPNGENPLGKVILLGSLPCRVIGVAAKKQSGFGSDENLNVWIPYTTAMKRMLGQSYLKSITVRVNDDIDLANAEQGVTKLLTQRHGTQDFFVMNTDSIRQTIEKTTSTMTLLVSMIAVISLVVGGIGVMNIMLVSVTERTKEIGVRMAVGARASDIMQQFLIEAVLVCLLGGGLGVVLSLAIGLLFSQFSSSFSMVYSATSIITAFICSSLIGVIFGFFPAQRAAQMDPIRALERE
- a CDS encoding ATP-binding protein, encoding MRGRLFWKILLGFWVTFILMTQMLWLVFSFYGNRHEPPEREMVRRIAKLQVASAASVLQSGGLPALNAMTANWSETDKSHFSVLPVAQIPPVTALSSDKVQPPKGRDPEFYSREVTTWTQSLDGQNYRISYDIDGLRDVNQRGGGGESRREILNIPIPMIWMGVLGGLFFSTLLAWNLTRPMRQLRAGFERVAQGDLSVRLLPVMRRRHDELTEVARDFDSMAERLEELVSAREQLLHDVSHELRSPLARLQLAIGLARQNPDNVENSLQRIEHESERLDKMIGELLALSRAENHNIAEDDEYFDLRELVTVVVNDARYEAQVPGVEILLQVSPQVDYTVKGNAELMQRAIDNIVRNALRFSTHGQQVKVLLSQVDKSYQIQVSDQGPGVDESKLSSIFDPFVRVKSAMSGKGYGLGLAITRKVILAHGGQVEARNGEQGGLVITLRVPRWITAD
- a CDS encoding response regulator transcription factor yields the protein MKILLVDDDVELGSMLREYLSGEGFTAELVLTGKEGIDGALSGNYTALILDIMLPDMSGIDVLRQVRKKSRLPIIMLTAKGDNIDRVIGLEMGADDYMPKPCYPRELVARLRAVLRRFDEHPDVPSGDDGVITHGDLTLNPSTRSSEWQGKPFDLTASEFNLLELLLRSPDRVVTKDELSDKGLGRPREAYDRSVDVHISNIRQKLAALPGSTLNIETVRSIGYRIR
- a CDS encoding efflux RND transporter periplasmic adaptor subunit, giving the protein MQKVTGSKRRLMGLAVVLLIAGGVLLFRLISPPDRPGFITAPAEIRTLEQTVLADGTIKAQKQVTVGAQVSGQIKALHVTLGQQVEKGQLVAEIDDLTQQNALKDAEEALKNVLAQRAAKEATQKNNQLTYQRQQQILAKGLGVRADFDSAKATLDSTQAEIKALDAQIAQAEIAVSTAKLNLGYTKITSPINGTVVAIPVEEGQTVNAVQSAPTIIKVAQLDTMTVEAQISEADVVKVKAGMPVYFTILGEPEERFSTTLRAIEPAPDSINDETTTTSSSSSSSSSSTTTAIYYNGLFDVANPNGALRISMTAQVYIVLHKAEDAVVIPATALENNNGRYRVQVVDSNGNVSTREVTVGLNNNVDAQILSGLQAGEQVIVSQASAVTSNNKAQHMGPPMGM